A single region of the Gorilla gorilla gorilla isolate KB3781 chromosome 1, NHGRI_mGorGor1-v2.1_pri, whole genome shotgun sequence genome encodes:
- the LRRC8D gene encoding volume-regulated anion channel subunit LRRC8D has translation MFTLAEVASLNDIQPTYRILKPWWDVFMDYLAVVMLMVAIFAGTMQLTKDQVVCLPVLPSPVNSKAHTPPGNAEVTTNIPKMEAAPNQDQDGRTTNDISFGTSAVTPDIPLRATYPRTDFALPNQEAKKEKKDPTGRKTNLDFQQYVFINQMCYHLALPWYSKYFPYLALIHTIILMVSSNFWFKYPKTCSKVEHFVSILGKCFESPWTTKALSETACEDSEENKQRITGAQTLPKHVSTSSDEGSPSASTPMINKTGFKFSAEKPVIEVPSMTILDKKDGEQAKALFEKVRKFRAHVEDSDLIYKLYVVQTVIKTAKFIFILCYTANFVNAISFEHVCKPKVEHLTGYEVFECTHNMAYMLKKLLISYISIICVYGFICLYTLFWLFRIPLKEYSFEKVREESSFSDIPDVKNDFAFLLHMVDQYDQLYSKRFGVFLSEVSENKLREISLNHEWTFEKLRQHVSRNAQDKQELHLFMLSGVPDAVFDLTDLDVLKLELIPEAKIPAKISQMTNLQELHLCHCPAKVEQTAFSFLRDHLRCLHVKFTDVAEIPAWVYLLKNLRELYLVGNLNSENNKMIGLESLRELRHLKILHVKSNLTKVPSNITDVAPHLTKLVIHNDGTKLLVLNSLKKMMNVAELELQNCELERIPHAIFSLSNLQELDLKSNNIRTIEEIISFQHLKRLTCLKLWHNKIVTIPPSITHVKNLESLYFSNNKLESLPVAVFSLQKLRCLDVSYNNISMIPIEIGLLQNLQHLHITGNKVDILPKQLFKCIKLRTLNLGQNCITSLPEKVGQLSQLTQLELKGNCLDRLPAQLGLCRMLKKSGLVVEDHLFDTLPLEVKEALNQDINIPFANGI, from the coding sequence TACCTAGCTGTTGTTATGTTAATGGTAGCCATCTTTGCAGGAACCATGCAACTTACCAAAGATCAGGTGGTCTGTTTGCCAGTATTGCCATCTCCTGTAAATTCAAAGGCACATACACCACCAGGAAATGCCGAGGTCACCACCAACATCCCGAAGATGGAAGCAGCCCCCAACCAAGACCAAGATGGGCGGACGACAAATGACATTTCCTTTGGGACATCTGCTGTGACACCTGACATACCTCTCAGAGCCACATATCCTCGCACAGATTTCGCACTTCCAAATCAGgaggcaaagaaagagaagaaagatccAACAGGTCGAAAAACAAACTTGGATTTTCagcaatatgtatttattaatcaAATGTGTTACCATCTGGCCCTTCCGTGGTATTCTAAGTACTTTCCATACCTAGCTCTTATACATACTATTATTCTCATGGTCAGTAGCAACTTTTGGTTCAAATATCCCAAAACATGCTCAAAAGTAGAACATTTTGTTTCAATATTAGGAAAGTGCTTTGAATCCCCTTGGACGACAAAAGCGTTGTCTGAGACAGCATGCGAAGACTCAGAGGAAAACAAGCAGAGAATAACAGGTGCCCAGACTCTACCAAAGCATGTTTCTACCAGCAGTGATGAAGGGAGCCCCAGTGCCAGTACACCAATGATCAATAAAACTGGCTTTAAATTTTCAGCTGAGAAGCCTGTGATTGAAGTTCCCAGCATGACAATCCTGGATAAAAAGGATGGAGAGCAGGCCAAAGCCCTGTTTGAGAAAGTGAGGAAGTTCCGTGCCCATGTGGAAGATAGTGACTTGATCTATAAACTCTATGTGGTCCAAACAGTTATCAAAACAGCCAAGTTCATTTTTATTCTCTGCTATACAGCGAACTTTGTCAACGCAATCAGCTTTGAACATGTCTGCAAGCCCAAAGTTGAGCATCTGACTGGTTATGAGGTATTTGAGTGCACCCACAATATGGCTTACATGTTGAAAAAGCTTCTCATCAGTTACATATCCATTATTTGTGTTTATGGCTTTATCTGCCTCTACACTCTCTTCTGGTTATTCAGGATACCTTTGAAGGAGTATTCTTTTGAAAAAGTCAGAGAAGAGAGCAGTTTTAGTGACATTCCAGATGTCAAAAACGATTTTGcgttccttcttcacatggtagacCAGTATGACCAGCTATATTCCAAGCGTTTTGGTGTGTTCTTGTCAGAAGTTAGTGAAAATAAACTTAGGGAAATTAGTTTGAACCATGAGTGGACATTTGAAAAACTCAGGCAGCACGTTTCACGCAACGCCCAGGACAAGCAGGAGTTGCATCTGTTCATGCTGTCGGGGGTGCCCGATGCTGTCTTTGACCTCACAGACCTGGATGTGCTAAAGCTTGAACTAATTCCAGAAGCTAAAATTCCTGCTAAGATTTCTCAAATGACTAACCTCCAAGAGCTCCACCTCTGCCACTGCCCTGCAAAAGTTGAACAGACTGCTTTTAGCTTTCTTCGCGATCACTTGAGATGCCTTCACGTGAAGTTCACCGATGTGGCTGAAATTCCTGCCTGGGTGTATTTGCTCAAAAACCTTCGAGAGTTGTACTTAGTAGGCAATTTGAACTCTGAAAACAATAAGATGATAGGACTTGAATCTCTCCGAGAGTTGCGGCACCTTAAGATTCTCCACGTGAAGAGCAATTTGACCAAAGTTCCCTCCAACATTACAGATGTGGCTCCACATCTTACAAAGTTAGTCATTCATAATGACGGCACTAAACTCTTGGTACTGAACAGCCTTAAGAAAATGATGAATGTCGCTGAGCTggaactccagaactgtgagctagaGAGAATTCCACATGCTATTTTCAGCCTCTCTAATTTACAGGAACTGGATTTAAAGTCAAATAACATTCGCACAATTGAGGAAATCATCAGTTTCCAGCATTTAAAACGACTGACTTGTTTAAAATTATGGCATAACAAAATTGTTACTATTCCTCCCTCTATTACCCATGTCAAAAACTTGGAGTCACTTTATTTCTCTAACAACAAGCTCGAATCCTTACCAGTGGCAGTATTTAGTTTACAGAAACTCAGATGCTTAGATGTAAGCTACAACAACATTTCAATGATTCCAATAGAAATAGGATTGCTTCAGAACCTGCAGCATTTGCATATCACTGGCAACAAAGTGGACATTCTGCCAAAACAATTGTTTAAATGCATAAAGTTGAGGACTTTGAATCTGGGACAGAACTGCATCACCTCACTCCCAGAGAAAGTTGGTCAGCTCTCCCAGCTCACTCAGCTGGAGCTGAAGGGGAACTGCTTGGACCGCCTGCCAGCCCAGCTGGGCTTGTGTCGGATGCTCAAGAAAAGCGGGCTTGTTGTGGAAGATCACCTTTTTGACACCCTGCCACTCGAAGTCAAAGAGGCATTGAATCAAGACATAAATATTCCCTTTGCAAATGGGATTTAA